Proteins encoded within one genomic window of Thermococcus celer Vu 13 = JCM 8558:
- a CDS encoding 7-cyano-7-deazaguanine synthase produces the protein MIEDAIEDVRRFSEENGLHEMQILLLFSGGKDSSLALYLLKEAGLNVSALTFFHRWSWRETLNWAMGFTRRLGVEHFLVDITDGLLREAVGRKGPVCINCKRVMLWNAKWFALNGGFDIIAKGDNANDKIIGALLDQCKGDIRLCGLPKIGVPIFRPLIMYTAEEVEGLAREAGIKPYRMYEHARRRQWREGCPLQYIDEDERVTPELMDLAYRVNYEVSRLARRRKVRMSVRVPSFEIICWNCDDETLREAEEIVSRFKGGGE, from the coding sequence ATGATTGAGGATGCCATCGAGGACGTTCGGAGATTCTCAGAGGAAAACGGTCTCCACGAGATGCAAATCCTCCTCCTTTTTTCCGGGGGCAAGGACAGCTCACTCGCCCTCTACCTTCTGAAAGAGGCTGGGCTCAACGTTTCGGCCCTGACCTTCTTCCACCGCTGGAGCTGGAGGGAGACGCTCAACTGGGCGATGGGGTTCACCAGGAGGCTCGGCGTTGAGCACTTCCTCGTGGACATAACGGACGGTCTTCTGCGCGAGGCCGTCGGACGGAAGGGACCCGTATGCATCAACTGCAAGAGGGTCATGCTGTGGAACGCGAAGTGGTTCGCCCTCAACGGCGGCTTCGACATCATAGCTAAAGGGGACAACGCCAACGATAAGATCATAGGCGCCCTGCTGGACCAATGTAAAGGGGACATACGGCTCTGCGGGTTGCCAAAGATAGGCGTTCCGATCTTCAGGCCGCTCATAATGTACACGGCCGAAGAAGTCGAAGGACTCGCGCGGGAAGCGGGTATAAAACCCTACCGCATGTACGAGCACGCACGCAGGAGGCAGTGGCGCGAGGGCTGTCCGCTCCAGTACATAGACGAAGATGAAAGAGTAACGCCGGAACTCATGGACTTGGCCTACAGGGTCAACTACGAGGTGAGCAGGCTCGCCCGGCGGAGGAAGGTGAGGATGAGCGTCAGGGTTCCGAGCTTTGAGATAATCTGCTGGAACTGCGACGACGAAACGCTGAGGGAGGCGGAGGAGATCGTCTCCCGGTTTAAGGGGGGTGGAGAATGA